In Streptomyces sp. NBC_00878, a single window of DNA contains:
- a CDS encoding DUF2630 family protein has product MDQDQILARITAVVDDERKLRDAVASGQIDSATEQERLGQLERELDQCWDLLRRRRAKSEFGDNPDEVSVRPSSQVEGYQG; this is encoded by the coding sequence ATGGATCAAGATCAGATCCTGGCCAGGATCACGGCGGTGGTCGACGACGAACGCAAGCTTCGCGACGCCGTCGCGTCCGGGCAGATCGACAGCGCCACCGAACAGGAGCGGCTCGGGCAGCTGGAACGCGAGCTCGACCAGTGCTGGGATCTGCTGCGCCGGCGGCGCGCGAAGTCGGAGTTCGGCGACAACCCGGACGAGGTAAGCGTCCGTCCGTCGTCGCAGGTCGAGGGCTACCAAGGCTGA
- a CDS encoding HAD family hydrolase has protein sequence MAAVLFDFSGTLFRVESTESWLRAVLADSEVSLSEGELIRAAKELETVGALPGGAFPSRPVPDDVAPLWGIRDQSAELHRAAYTGVSRQVALPDPELHDRLYDRHMTPAAWCPYPDTAEVLGALHERGIAVGVVSNIGWDLRPVFRDHGLDAYIGTYVLSYEHGIQKPDARLFATACDTLGADPRDTLMVGDDRRADGGAAALGCAVHFVDHLPVTGRPDGLRPLLDLVG, from the coding sequence ATGGCTGCCGTGCTGTTCGACTTCTCCGGAACCCTCTTCCGCGTCGAATCCACCGAGTCCTGGCTGCGCGCGGTCCTGGCCGACTCCGAAGTCTCCCTCTCCGAGGGGGAGTTGATCCGGGCGGCGAAGGAACTGGAGACCGTGGGCGCACTGCCGGGCGGGGCCTTCCCGTCGAGGCCGGTGCCGGACGACGTGGCCCCGCTGTGGGGCATCCGCGACCAGAGCGCCGAGCTGCACCGGGCGGCGTACACCGGTGTCTCCCGCCAGGTGGCGCTCCCCGATCCGGAGCTGCACGACAGGCTCTACGACCGCCATATGACTCCGGCCGCCTGGTGCCCGTACCCCGACACCGCCGAAGTGCTGGGCGCGCTGCACGAGCGCGGCATCGCCGTCGGCGTGGTCAGCAACATCGGCTGGGACCTGCGGCCCGTCTTCCGCGACCACGGCCTCGACGCGTACATCGGCACGTACGTCCTGTCGTACGAGCACGGCATCCAGAAGCCGGACGCCCGGCTCTTCGCGACCGCCTGCGACACGCTCGGGGCCGATCCGCGGGACACCCTGATGGTCGGCGACGACCGGCGCGCGGACGGCGGGGCGGCCGCCCTGGGCTGCGCGGTGCACTTCGTCGACCACCTGCCGGTGACCGGGCGGCCGGACGGACTGCGGCCCCTACTGGACCTGGTGGGCTGA
- a CDS encoding twin-arginine translocation signal domain-containing protein, translating into MSSISRRSLLGYSGTTAAGAVLGAAGSAEAADTAAAETEASASAVFPSGTRFSADYTIGPIDASMTLTFSVSVMDTPTESVITPNEIANLLNELAESRGWPPATFYGTPAPAPLT; encoded by the coding sequence TTGTCCAGCATTTCGAGACGTTCGCTGCTGGGGTACTCGGGGACGACCGCGGCGGGCGCGGTCCTGGGTGCCGCCGGGTCCGCGGAGGCGGCGGACACCGCGGCGGCGGAGACGGAGGCGTCGGCATCGGCCGTCTTCCCGAGCGGCACCCGCTTCAGCGCCGACTACACCATCGGCCCCATCGACGCATCCATGACGCTGACCTTCAGCGTCTCGGTCATGGACACACCCACCGAGAGCGTCATCACCCCGAACGAGATCGCGAACCTGCTCAACGAGCTTGCCGAATCCCGCGGTTGGCCGCCCGCCACCTTCTACGGCACCCCGGCCCCGGCGCCACTGACCTGA
- a CDS encoding phosphatase PAP2 family protein, whose product MHSAPVDSPPHAPGPGIAVRVAAAVALPSVLLLVLVTLSWDPLMALDGDIARTTHRWAVDDPDMTQAFRILTDWVWDPWTMRAVCAAAVLWLVLHHSAWWLALWLTATCVFGTLLQQGLKAAIGRERPVWTDPVDSAHYAAFPSGHAMSATVVCGLLLWLLHLYGVGQVVWRIALTLSAVSVLGVGLTRIWLGVHWPSDVLGGWLLGVLVVALAVASYTRFRGTAELR is encoded by the coding sequence ATGCACTCCGCACCCGTCGACTCGCCGCCCCACGCCCCTGGTCCCGGGATCGCCGTACGCGTCGCGGCGGCTGTCGCCCTGCCGTCCGTACTGCTGCTCGTCCTGGTCACCCTGTCCTGGGATCCGCTCATGGCCCTCGACGGCGACATCGCCCGCACCACCCACCGCTGGGCGGTCGACGACCCCGACATGACGCAGGCGTTCCGCATCCTCACGGACTGGGTGTGGGATCCCTGGACGATGCGTGCAGTGTGTGCCGCCGCCGTGCTCTGGCTGGTGCTGCACCACTCGGCATGGTGGCTCGCGCTATGGCTGACGGCCACATGTGTGTTCGGCACACTGCTCCAGCAGGGGCTCAAGGCGGCGATCGGCCGGGAGCGCCCCGTCTGGACCGACCCCGTGGACTCCGCCCACTACGCGGCGTTCCCTTCCGGCCACGCCATGTCGGCCACGGTCGTGTGCGGCCTGCTGCTGTGGCTCCTCCACCTGTACGGCGTCGGACAGGTCGTGTGGCGGATCGCGCTCACCCTCTCCGCCGTGTCCGTCCTCGGTGTCGGCCTCACTCGTATCTGGCTGGGCGTGCACTGGCCGTCGGACGTGCTCGGCGGCTGGCTGCTGGGCGTGCTGGTGGTGGCGCTCGCGGTGGCGTCGTACACGAGATTCCGGGGTACCGCCGAGCTGCGCTGA
- a CDS encoding M56 family metallopeptidase yields the protein MMVPAALLLLGALAAVLAPRLLARTDWQDREPVVALWVWQCVVVAVLLCCALSMTLSAAAAWQAVRGQVFAPAPPAVVESYASAAGPWAATTAVALALGGVWSAAMLAREITGARTRRRRRRAELLVRAPLLPGEEPGSDRLVVLEGERPDAWWLPGAVPQLVVTTAALRRLKGRQLDAVLAHEQGHARARHDWLLHSSAALANGFPQVPVFAAFRDEMHLLVELAADDMASRRFGRLTTALALVELNQDRGAFGPCPTPQAHVPQRVHRLLTPPDRLPPARRLRLTAAAALVPVIPVLVAFVPALRALG from the coding sequence ATGATGGTCCCCGCGGCACTGCTGCTGCTCGGCGCCCTGGCCGCCGTCCTCGCTCCGCGGCTGCTCGCCCGGACGGACTGGCAGGACCGTGAACCGGTGGTCGCCCTGTGGGTGTGGCAGTGCGTGGTGGTGGCCGTTCTGCTGTGCTGCGCGCTGTCGATGACACTCAGCGCGGCGGCAGCCTGGCAGGCGGTCCGCGGCCAGGTCTTCGCCCCCGCCCCGCCCGCCGTCGTGGAGAGCTACGCGTCGGCCGCAGGCCCCTGGGCCGCGACGACCGCGGTGGCTCTCGCGCTCGGCGGTGTCTGGAGCGCCGCGATGCTGGCCCGCGAGATCACCGGGGCCCGCACCCGGCGCCGTCGACGGCGGGCCGAACTCCTCGTACGCGCACCACTGTTGCCCGGGGAGGAGCCCGGCAGCGATCGTCTCGTCGTCCTTGAGGGCGAGCGTCCCGATGCCTGGTGGCTGCCCGGGGCCGTACCCCAACTCGTCGTCACCACGGCCGCGTTGCGCCGCCTCAAAGGACGGCAGCTGGACGCCGTACTCGCCCACGAGCAGGGGCACGCGCGGGCCCGGCACGACTGGCTGCTGCACTCGTCGGCCGCCCTGGCCAACGGCTTTCCGCAGGTCCCGGTGTTCGCGGCGTTCCGTGACGAGATGCACCTTCTGGTCGAACTCGCCGCGGACGACATGGCGTCGCGCCGCTTCGGCCGGCTGACGACAGCCCTGGCCCTGGTCGAACTCAACCAGGACCGGGGCGCGTTCGGCCCTTGCCCCACACCTCAGGCCCATGTTCCGCAGCGCGTCCACCGGCTGCTCACTCCCCCGGACCGCCTCCCGCCCGCCCGTCGACTGCGGCTCACGGCGGCCGCCGCGCTGGTACCGGTGATCCCGGTCCTGGTGGCCTTCGTACCGGCTCTGCGGGCCCTCGGATAG
- a CDS encoding DUF5134 domain-containing protein, producing MHGPASPSWLLVALCAATGAYCLLRMRSRVEEQRRTAGGEALMGFGMAAMAVPAAVLAPPRWAWVAYATVFGAAALRALWAARGGTHHLHHLVGAFAMAYMAAVMASGAHAGVPALTGVLLSYFTAYVLWSGTRLVPVAVAGPGRVPGPGRVPGPGRVPGPGPGPGGSRSAAGWGDRLELARACRLSMGIGMLAMLLTL from the coding sequence GTGCACGGACCGGCGTCGCCCAGTTGGCTGCTCGTCGCGCTGTGCGCGGCGACCGGGGCCTACTGTCTGCTGCGGATGCGCAGCAGGGTCGAGGAACAGCGGCGTACCGCGGGCGGTGAGGCGCTGATGGGGTTCGGGATGGCCGCGATGGCCGTGCCCGCGGCGGTACTCGCGCCGCCGCGCTGGGCCTGGGTCGCCTACGCGACGGTGTTCGGGGCGGCCGCGCTGCGTGCCCTGTGGGCGGCTCGGGGCGGCACGCACCATCTGCACCACCTGGTGGGCGCGTTCGCGATGGCCTATATGGCGGCGGTGATGGCGAGCGGGGCGCACGCCGGGGTTCCCGCGCTGACGGGGGTACTCCTCTCGTACTTCACCGCGTATGTGCTCTGGAGCGGCACACGGCTGGTGCCGGTCGCCGTCGCCGGACCTGGACGTGTACCTGGACCAGGACGTGTACCTGGACCAGGACGTGTACCTGGACCTGGACCTGGACCTGGCGGGAGCCGTAGTGCGGCCGGGTGGGGCGATCGGCTGGAGCTGGCGCGGGCGTGCCGCCTCTCGATGGGCATCGGGATGCTGGCCATGCTTCTCACACTCTGA
- a CDS encoding VOC family protein: MKLDKAVPGGPCWTELGTSDLEAAKRFYTDVFGWRPETDPRAEAGGYTLAHLGDAPVAGLTPLFQESQPVAWNVSFAVPDADASVAAVRDAGGTVVQEPMDVFDLGRFAVAADPGGAVLQLWQAQSFPGAGLFNAPGALGWVELMTRTPGLVTAFYTTVFGWTVNASEHYTQWGIGGEDFGGMVEMGDKFPHEVPSHWLPYFAVEDVDTTAEVSSRAGGGVLMEPTSVPEGPRIAVLRDPQGAVFGIYRAADEG, from the coding sequence ATGAAACTGGACAAGGCGGTGCCCGGCGGGCCCTGCTGGACCGAGCTCGGGACCAGTGACCTGGAGGCGGCCAAACGGTTCTACACCGATGTCTTCGGCTGGCGCCCGGAGACGGACCCGCGCGCGGAGGCGGGCGGCTACACGCTCGCGCACCTCGGCGACGCGCCGGTCGCGGGCCTGACCCCGCTGTTCCAGGAGTCGCAGCCGGTGGCCTGGAACGTGTCGTTCGCGGTGCCCGACGCGGACGCGAGCGTGGCGGCGGTACGGGACGCGGGCGGCACGGTCGTCCAGGAGCCGATGGACGTCTTCGACCTGGGCCGTTTCGCGGTGGCGGCCGACCCGGGCGGCGCGGTCCTCCAGCTCTGGCAGGCGCAATCCTTCCCGGGTGCCGGTCTGTTCAACGCCCCCGGGGCGCTCGGCTGGGTCGAGCTGATGACGCGTACCCCCGGCTTGGTCACCGCCTTCTACACGACGGTGTTCGGCTGGACCGTCAATGCCTCGGAGCACTACACGCAGTGGGGCATCGGCGGCGAGGACTTCGGCGGCATGGTGGAGATGGGCGACAAGTTCCCGCACGAGGTGCCCTCGCACTGGCTGCCGTATTTCGCGGTGGAGGACGTCGACACGACCGCCGAGGTGAGTTCGCGGGCGGGCGGCGGCGTACTGATGGAACCCACGTCGGTCCCGGAGGGGCCGCGCATCGCGGTGCTCCGGGACCCGCAGGGCGCGGTGTTCGGCATCTACCGGGCGGCCGACGAGGGGTAA